ATACCGTCAAGGAGCTGTGGAAGGATTGGACGGATTTCATTCAAGTCTGATTTCCAGGAAAAATGTAATTCTCATAAGCAAGTTTTGCATTAAAAcagaaaagcaaagagaaacAGAAAGACACAAGGAAAAAACTGCgataaagaagatgaaaagacaATGGAGAGGTAAATATGCAAGCCATGTACCTCTGCAAGCTTCAACAAAAGAACGCAACGCAAAAACTGAGTCAACACGGACAGGGAGCTCAGGATCCCGTAGCCCAGAAACAACACTGTGCAAAGCTTTCCGGAAGTTGTTAGGAtcagaaaaattgatatgagCATACTGTCCGGCAACCCATGCAGCCTAAAATACCAATGAGACCAAGGAAAGTCATTAAGAAAACCACAGAGGTAAACAAAGTTCTAGAGTCTCTTGAAAAATTAAGCAATGCACTCAAATAAAACAAGATATTTAGTAAACcccaaattttctttcaccTGGAAAATCAGAAAGGATCCCCGGCAAGAACTTCACTACATCAATACCAACACATACACATTCTTGAGGGCCAAAAGCAAAGAGAATTATCATGagttctttctattttcttttaacaaactTTTCCAATTGATTGGCCCAAAAGCTCCCAGGAAAAATACTTCTAGCCTTAATGAGGAGCtgcaaaaacaaactaaaatctTGCAACTTAACTACAAAAGAGTGGCTCCAGGTACTAATTAATGACAGTGAAAACAATGTTTAGCATAGGTTATCTCACCAGCCAGGCATCATATTGAAAAACCAAGAACAATTCCAAACTTCATCAACTCGCTATTTGTTATGAAGAGCATTTATCAAATAGAGAGATTTCAAGTATCTTTCCGATTTATTATGGCGAATGCAAAACCATGGGCCTGGGAACAAAATACTCTTAACTCctaatgaaaatgagaaaaatcttTCCTTGAAGGGAAAGTACATGAATCCAATGAAACAAACCTTAGCTCTCAGGTGCCCAATAGGACTGCTAAATTCAGGGAATACATGCTGCACCAACATTCTTTCAAGTTCAGCCTTGTATGGTTCAGTTTGCTTCAATTTATCACAGAGTGCTCCAATAGCAAGAAGAGCACCATCTTTTTGTCGATAGGGTTTGTATTCCACGGGTGATTCATCATATCTGGCAATAATCAACAATATGTCAAACTTGACTAGTTTGCTGTAATGCAGTGCTAGTGGTCAGACATACAAAACCACCCCTATTGGTGCCAAAGTACATcattgaaatttattaaattagaaattaccTCTTAAAAATCTCCACAATGAATTGGATGAACTTTTGCAGATTATCTTTTCCACGTTTTCTAACCAACTCACTGACAAAATCCATGGATGCTGTTCTTGGACTGTAAAGATCTTCGATAATATCTAAATGAAAATGCAACAGGTCAAACACACagaaaaaatccatcaattgaacaatttaaaaGACTTACCATAACCCTTCCGCACATACTCATGAGGGTCCTCGTCCCAAAGCTTCTGATCATTGTCATTGAAGCACATGAGGGGAAAAACAATCTCAAATAGAAGAACTTCAAGTTTTGGTTGCAACAACTGGTACATGCTGTTCTTGGAGACActgcaataaaaaattaagagtgTAGTGGAAAATCAGTGCCTGATGAGAACAGAGTAATTGTCTCTACTCCTCATGCAACAAACATTTTGAAATCATAAGCTTTTACAAGGTTTTGGGACAAATACAACACATTAATGAAAGTGCGCAATTGAAAAAGGCTTCTGGACACTAAGTTATCACCCGTAACTAAATTATGCACATCAACCCAATAACCATGCAAGCTCATAAAATTCAGTTCATGAGCTCTTCCCATAAGTACAACAGCAACATCAAAAACCAAGTCTTAATTCACAAAGACAGGTTGGCCACATCAATCCCATTGCATGCATTTTGCTTTATCTTCTGTAAGACCCTTTATATGCTCTAGAAGCCACATATCTTTCCTTATTGTTTCACTCCAAGTTCCTAGGTCTTCCTCTGTACCTTCTGACTGGTATTTCCATCCCTTGCTCACATCTTTTTACTGGAGCATCCAAAGGTTTCATTAAAGATGACCAAACCGTCTCACAATCTTTTCTCATCTTATCTTCGATTTGGGCAACACCTACCTATGTAGTCATTCCCACATCTAATCATACAAACTTAATCGAAAATGGGAGAAGTACCAGCTATTCAGATAACAATTAACCAAGCTCGATTTCAACATATCAACAACCAGTAGCCATTACTTCACCACAGGAGACTCATCTTGCGCTCCGTCCGCAgtcatattgaacaaatcatATATTTAAAACTCTTTTAGTCTCACAACAATATTACTtcaaaaagaaacacattagAGCAAAGATCTGGTAATGTAACATGAATATGCAAGATACTATTGGTCCCACCTGTTGCTGAGATATTGAAGAATGAGATTAGTAACTCTGTCAGGTAGATAACCCCCAGTACGAATAACATTCAACAAATTTAAATGGCACTCCAATATTTTTCCTGCATAGTTCTTCTGAAACACTTGAGCAAAGGCCTTGTTTTCAGGATTCTGAAGCTTAAGATCTCCAAACCTGTAATAAGAGAGGTAAAATTTTAACTGGAATACAAATCGCCTATAAACTTACTTCAGACGGAATACTCACCTTGTGTACAGCCTGTTCAAAATATGTACTGTCCATTTCTTCACCTTCCACCAACCCCAAGATTTCCTAGTCTCAGGATCTACTGGCTGGCCTTCAATGGGAACAGGTCTTTCCAACACGTTTAAGAAAAGAATCATCCAAGCATTGAACACATTTGGATCAAATAACTGCTTCGGAATTTCCAActgcatttgaaaaaaagatgCAAGACGATTATATAAGGTCAGCCAAGAGTCAATATCATTTATAGCAGTTAAAGTATTAGATATGATCAAAGTCACTAATACAGGATTTTGCCATATTGAAGAAATGAACGTTCAAGGACATACATAAATAGAGGACCAGAATATTTTGCAGATGAGCTTAATCAGATCCGCCACTTCCAGTGATGGATTGACAATCTGGATGAGTCTATTAAAGATATTGAGCAGAGGAGGGAATGTCTCTTCAACGATGCGATAAACAGGTGTCCTTTCCTCATCAGACTTGAACCTGACAAACAATATCTCAGAAAATAtacaaataataaatcaaacatTTCAGGCAGATGGGACTCATGAATAATTAGTGTAACATGGCTTAGGATGAATAGCTATGATGTCTTCAATGTTACCGACAAAACCAAGACCATCAAAACATCTTCATAAAAGAAATGAGTAAAGGTGACAACCACAAAAGGATTAAATTAAACAAGAAATGTAAACTGAAATAATTTAGaatgtcaacaaaagaaaaggaagcatgAAGATActacaaaataatcaaaaagtaTTCTTTAAGAGCAATATTTCCAACACCAACTTGACTTGTTTTGGTTTCTTAAGTAAAGGAAATTTAAAGAGGGAAACCTTTGCCCATACAGTATAGAATTGACTGTTTTGCTCACACATCACGATGTTAAGATATTACAACGGAAGATGTATCATCTGACCACTGAATATATCACTGAATAATCTAACATGTCATCCTTCCATCACCTTGTCGAATATTGATTCATCTCACTCGTCATCACACCAAACTGAAAGTCTAATGCATATTCATCCAAAGGATTTTCCATGAAGGTCACGAAAATTCCTTGAAGACGCAACTGAGGATGTGATATAttctcaaaaagaaactatGACAAGGAGAATCTAAAGGTCGATTTTATCTGCCTAtggtttttgttcagaaaagcTATTCGATCTATCACGAGGTACAAAATATGTTTCAAACTATCCTTTTCTAATGCATCCATTTTCGAAATGTAACTGCCAAATCGGCATATCTACCCTCTCCATGAAATTCTGGAAACTAATTAACCGATGTCCATAACCTTCTGCTCCCAATGTCCACCTAGTACTATCAACCATTTTtacttgaaaaattatttggTTTCTGTGTCGAGTGCTTCACTCTCAACCTTATTTTGCCTTAACATAAGTCCAAATAAATCTGACCTCTTGCACGAATAAGTCATGCTGAATTGATGGTCAACTCTGTTTTCACTAAAGAACACAGTTCTGCGCGGATATACAGAAGGGACCTCACTTGACCAATCGAAATCATCTCTGGATGATTGTACAATCATTACTAGGACTGACTTTGCGAGGAAAGGTAGAGTCTACCAATCCTTTTGATAGATTTCCATGTGTTTAACATGTCAATGATGCAACACTAGATAATGTAAGCATTTCCTACTCTGCACATGACAATCTATTATGGTTTAGTAGCATCCCAATTATCCTACTTTGGGAAAAACAGGTACTTTAGAGTTTCCCATCAAAACAACAGCTAAATGACAAATTTCGCATGACTCTAGATGAGTATGAACACATTCTTTCAAAAGTATACAGTCTGGATTTAGACCAGTACGGTTTGGAcctcaaaattcaaatttaattactTGTTCCGCCACCAGCACCATGCTAGCTATTGCTGCCATTGTGCAGCAGCATTTCCACATCATTCAACTATCCACAACCATCATCTGCATGTACCAACAATGCTAGCACCATCTTTCAATTGCCACATATACAGTCGGCCAAGTAGCATTCTCTTAAGTTAAAGAAACCACCAAAAACTAAACTCATCTTGAAGGAACTCATTTTAAGAGCTAAAAGTTCAAGTAAATCACTTTCAAAGTCATCCAGCTTTTCTCCTACAACCATGCACTTCACTGAACTTCTAAACCTCTCAATCAAGTCATCAACTTTGATTTTACTTTCAATCAAGTCCAACAAGCTATCAGAAGAATGAGTGAAGTTGGACGACTACAAACGATTGGACGTAAAAAAATCTTTAACGAACTGATATTTTGCTAGACGTTTTTTATTAGGGTAATTCCAAAATGAGGAACTGTTTTCATTAGGAATTAGGATGAATAACAATTACAGCAAATCAAACCCACTCAGTTATTATAATCTTTTAACAGAAATTTGGAAGTTCCTAAAAAGCTTAGTTGATAAATTAACACATGAGATCCCAATCCGCCACATTATGCAAGTTCATGTTGCACTTTACCATCACAAAAAATTGACAATCATCGGAACAACAAAATCCACATTTACTCATGGTTGAACCATGAGTGAAGAGTGCCTGAGCGCACACAAAAATATCATTCTGCAGTGAGATATCCACATTTTCAACCTATAACTACCCTTCCCACTCTATAAGAAAATTACAAACGGTAAGATGCCACCACTACAACTCCACAGCCCACTCTGGTAAAATATGCATATCTATAGGAAGCATAAGCTGGCACCGTGTAAGAATGTAAACAAAGCTTCCCTTGTTTTCAACTAGCCAGAACATGCGACTACACTTATTCTAGAGAGAATGTGAAACTCATACCCTAACTCATAATCCTGATACCCCTTCCAGGAAGAATTCAGAGTCTGATGGTATCTGTGCGTTGATTAGTGTTATTAACACAAAATATGCCAAGAGAATTAGGTGAGAAAATGTCCACATCAGAAgattgattttctaaataatttgaATGTGTACGTACTCATATTTTCTAGCAAGAATCCTCAACACAAATAAAGCTCCATATACTTGCTGATCTTGCAAGTTGTGCTTAATCCAGTCAAGTAGGTGGGGCCACTGCTCTGGATAATCGGCATGAACTATCGTCTTTAAGCACTCGCCAAGCTGCACCCTGCGCATCCAAGTATAAAGTAGCATTTGAACACTGGATTTGGAATTGAACTAATATATTAACGGAAGAGAATCCGTAATGACCTTTACTTTTCATAATTATTATGTTCATACGAGAGGTCACatcagaaaagagaagaagcatACCAAAAACTTCTTCCTCACTAAATGAATAGAAACAGTAGAAAGAGAAGAATAAGAGAGagatgctaatttaatcatcaTACAGAAAAGGAACAATACCTCAGCAAAGGGGGAACTTGAGTAACAAATACTAGAATGTGATCTCGAACCATATCTTTATCAGCCTTCAAGATCGGTCGGTGCTCATCTACATTTCAATTTCACCACCATAAGCAAAAGGGACACAAATCTAACTGCGTAGCAGCAAAGAACTCAATCaaatatcaatcaaatcaaaccaaGAAATGAAAAAGTTACCGGGCTCATGAGGGGACCAGTGCTTAGCAATGAAATTCTTGAAATGAATACTAGCGACCTGCCGCACAGCCATGTCGCAACTATTGTCGACGATGATCTGCAACGACCTCACAAGATGCTGAGGCGCGTATTGGAACTGCCAGAGGACCACACCCAGAGGAAAAGCAATTCATCAGAACGAAGGGCAATATCTAACAAAGCCCTCGAATTATCGGAAGCTTGCAAAAGAAAGCAACTAAATACACTCAATCCGCAAGCAAAACCGATCCACATCACCGCCTCGAAACACTAGCTCGCCACAGCAtaaacgaaaaagaagaagcatccggcgaacgacgacgacgacgacgggaGCCCAATTACGATTGGAAGAGCGATAACTAAAGCTAGTCAAACGGTCGGGAACTCAATTTAGACCGAACCTGGTTGAGGCTTTGCTCGGCGGCCTTGCGCTCATCGGGGTTCGGACTCAGAGCGGCCTGGAATATCACGGTGAGCCCCGGGAGATCCATGCCGGACGACTACCGCGAGGAATCGGCGATCGAGAGGAGGGGAAGGCGCTCCGAATCGAGCTGCGCGCCGGGAGCCGATTCGCTTCCCTGATCGACCGACCGGCTGATCGCCGCTCCGATTCCGCACCTCCGGTCGCCGGAGCtgaacggcggcggcggcggcggcggggggagAGAGCGCGGCCGCCTCCGCTCTTGCGTCTGCGACGGTCGGAGGaggggggagaagagagagggagacagcTAGAGtgtgcagaggagagagaaagagagagagagagggggatgaggaggagcaggaggaggagagagagggtatTTAAATCGGTTAGGGTTTACGGTTGTTTAACTAAACCGTGCGTATTTTATTGCACGTTTCTCAGCTCTTGCTCCTCTTACATCGACCTCCTTCTTCCCTCCTGGAGCTTCCCCCCTTTCCTGGGATTTTTAGTCCACCCCCCACCCCACAGCCTGGGTTCGGCAAAAGCGGCGTCGTTCACACAGAGTTCCATGCGAGATTAACTCCAAACTAATAAATTCGTcataaaattatctaaacctattaGTACATCCATGATAAAGTTATTCCAttactttttataaaaaaaaaaaaaattgttaaattaccGAGTTAGATAACACTTAACAATTGACAGGTGTGCTAATTTGGAGTTATACCACCCATTATTCACTATAGATAatttagtttatgatttttcataatattaatataatttattgaaaataaacgAAAGATAAGTTTgccacaaatatactaatttagggttttcatgatattaacctgCAAGAATATGCTTTCATGATGCACTAACACGTGTTATACGCGATTATAATCAAAATCGACCTATTTAACTTgtattgattctttttttttttttttatgttaataGTAGCCTCCAATGAGAGATAGCTCAGTCTCAAATGTacacaattatatatataatcaaaacTCCCAGTAGAAAATATACGCACCTCTAATTTCACTGAATACTTTAATCCGGTCATCAAAGAGATATTCGAAAACGCTAATCTAAAGGCCACTAAATTTCGAACTTGAATATTTTGAAGTGAGCCTAAGCTTAGTAAATAAACTCTCTAACTTTAGAGTAGGAGATCATTTTACCAATTGACCTCATTTTACTTGTGACATCATGAATTTTTCAgttctactttcaattaaatacatcgggcttttcatcaacgcgcaTATAGTACTGTTTTCAGAGCTGATCATTTTCGatataactagactatttggggaaaccattaagaaattttaacgcaatagacctGAAAATTCGATTAGGTATCGGCAAGTTgatcgtgctcatctttagaatACATTACggtacaattaaaaatcgattagagatcagagatacgtcgattcgactgagatgtgtggctaaacatgggtgatttcactaaattggaaaattctcatcgaccggtactaaactgatttttctatcattttgataccctgtgttcgtatttgaattctcaagatttttacggcaaccgagagtcgccaatgtgttaaGTGAGTTCATTATCGTTTGAAGAAtatcgaccacgggttatttgcactaaaaatttctgaaagttacccgatagcttaagtcacactaaaatcgcgccagattgaaattaactgcaaatttgaatccaatttcagaaattgaaagttttgtcatgtcacaaatcattttaggaacatcgactcaatatccgaagatttttctacaaatcgagactttttgggaaaaaagtcATCATAGGAtcgtttttgtccagaaaatgtcaatttattgttttttatcGCACAATTGGGATGTAAGTGGGAtcaattgatgagaaaaaatatcaattagATCATTGAAGTATTCGATGATTTTATAGAGGCCAATTTATGTTGATTTAAGAAGTTTTTGAAGTCTAATTGGAGGGAAAACATTTGAAATTCATAGCACCCCAATGGCTGTAACTTATGGACCTCTTCAAATGCTTCTAGAAGAGATTTATTGGTCCAAAATTGGTGGTGCAAGCCAGGCTGGGTTGTGTGGAGCCTCCAAGGGGACCAAGAGATGAGGATAAGGCCTTTGGTGGCCCCTCttgtctcctctcttttcttccctccCCCAAGCCGGTCGACAGCccctctttccccctctcttctTGTTGTTCGAACACCCAGCAGTCCAGAAGAAGCCACTGAGCAGCCGTCCGCCTGCCAAGAACCGTTGCACATCGCCGTCCTCGCGCTTGTCGTACTCTGCAATCACCTCGCCTTGCCGCACGTGCCTTCGTCGTTCCCTGGCCATTGTTCCGCCCAGGCGTGGTGCCTAGGACATTTTCCGAGTCGGTTGCAGCGTCCTGGTCGTCGCCAAAGCCACTCCGCCACTTGCCAAGCCACCGTGGAGCTGCTGCAACCCGTCCGCCTCCTCCATCAGCCTTGTCTTACCCAATCAACCATCAAAGCCACCTAAGCCAACACCGAATAGAACCCGAACCAGTGGGTTTCCAATAATGGCTTAGGCTCATTTTGACTTGCTTCCCAACCCCAAAAGCCA
This region of Eucalyptus grandis isolate ANBG69807.140 chromosome 8, ASM1654582v1, whole genome shotgun sequence genomic DNA includes:
- the LOC104414234 gene encoding importin beta-like SAD2 isoform X2 translates to MDLPGLTVIFQAALSPNPDERKAAEQSLNQFQYAPQHLVRSLQIIVDNSCDMAVRQVASIHFKNFIAKHWSPHEPDEHRPILKADKDMVRDHILVFVTQVPPLLRVQLGECLKTIVHADYPEQWPHLLDWIKHNLQDQQVYGALFVLRILARKYEFKSDEERTPVYRIVEETFPPLLNIFNRLIQIVNPSLEVADLIKLICKIFWSSIYLEIPKQLFDPNVFNAWMILFLNVLERPVPIEGQPVDPETRKSWGWWKVKKWTVHILNRLYTRFGDLKLQNPENKAFAQVFQKNYAGKILECHLNLLNVIRTGGYLPDRVTNLILQYLSNSVSKNSMYQLLQPKLEVLLFEIVFPLMCFNDNDQKLWDEDPHEYVRKGYDIIEDLYSPRTASMDFVSELVRKRGKDNLQKFIQFIVEIFKRYDESPVEYKPYRQKDGALLAIGALCDKLKQTEPYKAELERMLVQHVFPEFSSPIGHLRAKAAWVAGQYAHINFSDPNNFRKALHSVVSGLRDPELPVRVDSVFALRSFVEACRDLNEIRPILPQLLDEFFKLMNEVENEDLVFTLETIVDKFGEEMAPYALGLCQNLASAFWRCMNSAEADDEGDDPGALAAVGCLRAISTILESVSRLPHLFIQIEPTLLPIMRKMLTTDGQEVFEEVLEIVSYMTFYSPTISTDMWTLWPLMMEALADWAIDFFPNILVPLDNYISRGTGHFLTCKEPDYQQSLWNMISSIMADKNLEDGDIEPAPKLIEVVLQNCKGQVDQWVEPYLRITVERLRRTDKSYLKCLLMQVIANALYYNVGLTLSILQKLGIATEIFSLWFQMMQQVKKSGLLANFKREHDKKVCCLGLTSLLALPADQLPEDALGRVFKATLDLLVKYKDQIAEAEKEDEAEDDDEMDGFQTDDEDDEVDAEEMGVDAEDGDEADSIRFQKLAAQAKAFRPHDDDDDDSDDDYSDDEELQSPIDEVDPFIFFVDMVKAMQVSNPMRFQNLMQTLDFHYQALANGVAQHAEQRRAAIEKEKAEKSSATPAS
- the LOC104414234 gene encoding importin beta-like SAD2 isoform X1, which codes for MDLPGLTVIFQAALSPNPDERKAAEQSLNQFQYAPQHLVRSLQIIVDNSCDMAVRQVASIHFKNFIAKHWSPHEPDEHRPILKADKDMVRDHILVFVTQVPPLLRVQLGECLKTIVHADYPEQWPHLLDWIKHNLQDQQVYGALFVLRILARKYEYHQTLNSSWKGYQDYELGFKSDEERTPVYRIVEETFPPLLNIFNRLIQIVNPSLEVADLIKLICKIFWSSIYLEIPKQLFDPNVFNAWMILFLNVLERPVPIEGQPVDPETRKSWGWWKVKKWTVHILNRLYTRFGDLKLQNPENKAFAQVFQKNYAGKILECHLNLLNVIRTGGYLPDRVTNLILQYLSNSVSKNSMYQLLQPKLEVLLFEIVFPLMCFNDNDQKLWDEDPHEYVRKGYDIIEDLYSPRTASMDFVSELVRKRGKDNLQKFIQFIVEIFKRYDESPVEYKPYRQKDGALLAIGALCDKLKQTEPYKAELERMLVQHVFPEFSSPIGHLRAKAAWVAGQYAHINFSDPNNFRKALHSVVSGLRDPELPVRVDSVFALRSFVEACRDLNEIRPILPQLLDEFFKLMNEVENEDLVFTLETIVDKFGEEMAPYALGLCQNLASAFWRCMNSAEADDEGDDPGALAAVGCLRAISTILESVSRLPHLFIQIEPTLLPIMRKMLTTDGQEVFEEVLEIVSYMTFYSPTISTDMWTLWPLMMEALADWAIDFFPNILVPLDNYISRGTGHFLTCKEPDYQQSLWNMISSIMADKNLEDGDIEPAPKLIEVVLQNCKGQVDQWVEPYLRITVERLRRTDKSYLKCLLMQVIANALYYNVGLTLSILQKLGIATEIFSLWFQMMQQVKKSGLLANFKREHDKKVCCLGLTSLLALPADQLPEDALGRVFKATLDLLVKYKDQIAEAEKEDEAEDDDEMDGFQTDDEDDEVDAEEMGVDAEDGDEADSIRFQKLAAQAKAFRPHDDDDDDSDDDYSDDEELQSPIDEVDPFIFFVDMVKAMQVSNPMRFQNLMQTLDFHYQALANGVAQHAEQRRAAIEKEKAEKSSATPAS